Proteins from one Caulobacter sp. X genomic window:
- a CDS encoding F0F1 ATP synthase subunit B, producing the protein MEHESLFSLSNPEFWVLVALVIFFGLLVFLKVLPGALFGALDNYSAKIKAELDEAQQLREEAQALLADVKAQREEAERQAAAMMEAAKADAKRMAEEAKEKLEEQIKRRAEMAERKIAQAEAQAAADVKAAAVDLAAQAAETVLAARLAGAKTDPLADAAIGQMGAKLQ; encoded by the coding sequence ATGGAACACGAATCCCTGTTCAGCCTGTCGAACCCGGAATTCTGGGTTCTGGTCGCCCTGGTGATCTTCTTCGGCCTGCTGGTCTTCTTGAAGGTCCTGCCGGGCGCCCTGTTCGGCGCGCTCGACAACTATTCGGCCAAGATCAAGGCCGAGCTGGACGAAGCCCAACAGCTGCGGGAAGAGGCCCAGGCTCTGCTCGCGGACGTCAAGGCCCAGCGCGAGGAGGCCGAGCGTCAGGCCGCCGCGATGATGGAGGCCGCCAAGGCCGACGCCAAGCGGATGGCCGAGGAAGCCAAGGAAAAGCTCGAAGAGCAGATCAAGCGCCGCGCCGAGATGGCCGAACGCAAGATCGCCCAGGCCGAGGCGCAAGCCGCAGCCGACGTGAAGGCCGCCGCGGTGGATCTCGCCGCCCAGGCCGCCGAAACGGTCCTCGCCGCCCGCCTGGCCGGCGCCAAGACCGACCCGCTGGCGGACGCCGCCATCGGCCAGATGGGCGCCAAGCTGCAATAG